A section of the Bacillus sp. SM2101 genome encodes:
- the rapZ gene encoding RNase adapter RapZ — protein sequence MSTGSMSDIQMVIITGMSGAGKTVAIQSFEDLGYFCVDNLPPSLLPKFLELMKDSGNKMNKVALGMDLRGREFFETLFEALDDMAEKSWITPQILFLDAKDATLVSRYKETRRSHPLSQEGLPLEGIQLERKMLEELKGRAQLIYDTSDLKPRDLREKILQQFATQGKQIFTVNVVSFGFKYGLPIDADLVFDVRFLPNPHYIDHMRPKTGLNEEVSSYVLKWNDTQKFLTKVVDLLTFMLPHYKREGKSQLIVAIGCTGGQHRSVTLAEYLGQYFENSYKTRISHRDIDKRKEK from the coding sequence ATGAGTACTGGCTCAATGAGTGATATCCAAATGGTCATTATTACAGGAATGTCTGGTGCAGGGAAAACGGTAGCCATACAAAGCTTTGAAGATTTAGGATATTTTTGTGTTGATAATCTACCGCCTTCTTTACTTCCGAAATTTCTAGAACTTATGAAGGATTCCGGTAATAAGATGAATAAAGTAGCACTTGGAATGGACTTAAGAGGAAGAGAATTTTTTGAAACACTATTTGAAGCACTAGATGATATGGCAGAGAAATCGTGGATCACACCTCAAATCTTATTTTTAGATGCCAAGGATGCGACTTTAGTTAGTCGTTATAAAGAGACGAGGAGATCTCATCCGCTGTCTCAAGAAGGACTTCCTCTTGAAGGTATTCAGCTAGAAAGAAAAATGTTGGAAGAATTAAAGGGAAGAGCACAGCTGATTTATGATACATCTGATTTAAAACCTCGTGACTTGAGGGAAAAGATATTACAGCAGTTTGCAACCCAAGGTAAACAAATTTTTACTGTTAATGTTGTATCTTTTGGCTTTAAATATGGTTTGCCGATAGATGCTGATTTAGTCTTCGATGTTCGTTTTTTACCGAACCCTCATTATATTGATCATATGAGACCTAAAACTGGTCTCAATGAAGAAGTTTCATCATATGTATTAAAATGGAACGATACGCAAAAATTTTTAACAAAAGTTGTTGATTTATTGACTTTTATGCTGCCACATTATAAAAGAGAAGGAAAGAGCCAGCTCATCGTTGCAATTGGATGTACTGGTGGTCAGCACCGCTCCGTAACACTAGCGGAGTATTTAGGTCAATATTTTGAAAATAGCTATAAAACTCGTATATCTCATCGAGATATTGACAAGCGAAAGGAAAAATAA